The genomic region GCAATAGCAAGGAGCTGATCTTTGTCAGCATCAGTGACTTTTATATTCACAACTCGAACACGCCTGAACTTGAACATAACGGACCCAGGATCTGCTATCTTTCCTCCATAGTCCTTGACTACCTCCCTAACATTTGCCCAAGACCGGGTTATTTTATCTGTTAAGACCTCGACTACCATGCTAACTCCACCATAACCATAAACCTGAAAGAAGCAGTATACTTGAAGAGACAACAAAACCCAGTCTTGTATACAATTAGAGCATCTAAATACAGGAAGATACCTCAATGACCAATCACTATAGCAGcaaatatacaaataaagtAGACAGTATTCACAAACCAACCTCGTAAACTTTCTCAATGTAAGCCTCTTGCCCTTTCTCCGAAGCTCTCTTGATGTTACGCTCCAAAATTTCCTTGGGTACATCAAGTTCCCTGGCTTTCTCAAGTACAGCGGCGAGAACCATATTTGATACTGGATTAGGACCACCTTTCTTTACACTGCATCACATAATGACTTCAAAACTATGAGCATTTCAGTCTCTATTACAATCAGCAGAGAACGAATGTAGGACAAACCAGTAGAAATAAACtgcaaaacatgaaatttgtCAACCGAAGAACTTCCTTCCAGTTAACTAATAAAAGCTATTTGGAAAACTCTTTTTCGCATCAATGTAGCAAATCAAGCAGGGGATAATCGGATATCAATGACCAACTTACGCAGATACAACTTCCTTTCCAATCCTTGAGTAGAGTTTAGCCTTCTTTGCATCTTGAGCTCCCtgcaattaaataaaacagtagaaaattatttcattgATCTTGAGTTTTAACcctcatatataaaaaagaattaatccTAGGATTAAACTAATTCCACATCATAAACCAAATCACCTTTGAATTTATCTTCTTTCAAGAATTTCATCAAATGGGTGGCATCTAAACCATAAATCAGATACCATTCACTCAAAGAAccatttttgttctttgacAGAAGCATTttgaaatcataaaaatttatgagAATTTGAGAGATAGGACATAAGAAACCTTTCTTCCGGCAATCTTAGAAGAGCGCCTGCCCATGCAAAGTGGAGGGAAAGTGGATATACT from Theobroma cacao cultivar B97-61/B2 chromosome 9, Criollo_cocoa_genome_V2, whole genome shotgun sequence harbors:
- the LOC18587977 gene encoding probable transcriptional regulatory protein At2g25830; translated protein: MGSSSTVRAVGAILHRFTNGVPSNSFIVSRNGLLKSSRKLLSSASSVSSSTPLYQASINSHEHQLRSISTFPPLCMGRRSSKIAGRKGAQDAKKAKLYSRIGKEVVSAVKKGGPNPVSNMVLAAVLEKARELDVPKEILERNIKRASEKGQEAYIEKVYEVYGYGGVSMVVEVLTDKITRSWANVREVVKDYGGKIADPGSVMFKFRRVRVVNIKVTDADKDQLLAIALDAGAEDVIEPPAYEDDTDEDRSESSYKIVSSAENYATILSKLRDEGINFETDNGSELLPITTIEVDDEAMDLNKELLSKLLELDDVDAVYTDQK